Proteins encoded in a region of the Pseudomonas denitrificans (nom. rej.) genome:
- a CDS encoding acyl-CoA dehydrogenase family protein, whose product MSLVVPFSTLSELPPTQRWSDALRASSLLALSVPREYGGRGAGWDEVLQTLRDLSERDGTLARLFALHHLQLASVLLLGSAEQRERLLPLSVEREWLWGEAVDHQESRLLAREHRRGGFLLQGGRHDCFGAEAVDWLLISARHAPSEGLLIAALPADRSGLDRFEPSGGGLLHCHEVRLHPEDILLPPGLPWTPRAQLRGSLSALLQANIALGLAVQAFENLPARAAAGGLQRLLALGLRLSEQSAVAFESAQAAGNGLSFSRSAALATLVAETAAVAQHAVQVGLRQEGTRARVLAGAT is encoded by the coding sequence ATGAGCCTGGTGGTGCCGTTTTCCACGCTTTCCGAATTGCCTCCCACCCAGCGCTGGAGCGATGCCCTGCGCGCGTCCAGCCTGCTGGCCCTGTCCGTGCCGCGCGAGTACGGCGGCCGTGGTGCCGGCTGGGACGAGGTGCTGCAGACCCTGCGTGATCTTTCCGAGCGCGACGGCACCCTGGCGCGGCTGTTCGCCCTGCATCACCTGCAACTGGCCAGCGTGTTGCTGCTGGGCAGCGCCGAGCAGCGCGAGCGCCTGCTGCCGCTCAGCGTGGAGCGCGAATGGCTGTGGGGCGAGGCGGTGGATCACCAGGAAAGCCGCTTGCTGGCGCGCGAGCATCGGCGCGGTGGTTTCCTGTTGCAGGGCGGGCGCCATGACTGCTTCGGCGCCGAGGCGGTGGACTGGCTGCTGATCTCGGCGCGCCATGCGCCCAGCGAGGGTTTGCTGATCGCCGCTCTGCCAGCGGATCGCAGCGGGCTGGATCGTTTCGAACCCAGCGGCGGCGGACTGCTGCATTGCCACGAGGTGCGCCTGCATCCCGAGGACATCCTGCTGCCGCCCGGCCTGCCGTGGACGCCCCGTGCGCAACTGCGCGGCAGCCTCTCCGCATTGTTGCAGGCGAACATTGCCCTGGGCCTTGCCGTGCAGGCCTTCGAGAACCTGCCGGCGCGGGCGGCGGCGGGGGGATTGCAGCGGCTGCTGGCGCTGGGGCTGCGGCTGTCCGAGCAGTCGGCAGTGGCCTTCGAGTCCGCCCAGGCGGCGGGCAACGGCCTGAGCTTCAGCCGCAGCGCGGCGCTCGCGACCCTGGTCGCGGAAACCGCAGCAGTGGCGCAGCACGCGGTGCAGGTCGGCTTGCGCCAGGAGGGCACTCGCGCCCGTGTGCTCGCCGGCGCTACCTGA
- the yedA gene encoding drug/metabolite exporter YedA, with translation MPRARVSLTLIAAFFALYFIWGSTYLVIRIGVESWPPMLMAGCRFIIAGAILFVWMLTRGAPLPTLRQCLSAGAIGILLLSCGNGGVTVAEHWGVASGVAALAVATVPLFTLVFGRFFGNRTNALEWAGIALGLFGIVLLNLGSNLQGSPAGAALILFAAATWAFGSVWSRRLDLPGGAMASAVEMLVGGGVLLLGSFLTGERMEQMPTAAGWGALAYLVVFGSIIAFSAYMYLLANVRPAAATSYAYVNPAVAVMLGVVFAGEHIGLAESLAMAVIISAVVLIGLPQWRRKEAV, from the coding sequence ATGCCTAGAGCCCGCGTCTCACTGACCCTGATTGCTGCCTTCTTCGCCCTCTACTTCATCTGGGGCTCGACCTACCTGGTGATCCGCATCGGCGTGGAATCCTGGCCGCCGATGCTGATGGCCGGCTGCCGCTTCATCATCGCCGGGGCGATCCTGTTCGTCTGGATGCTCACCCGCGGCGCACCCTTGCCGACGCTCAGGCAGTGCCTGTCGGCGGGCGCCATTGGCATCCTCCTGCTCAGCTGCGGCAATGGTGGGGTGACGGTGGCCGAGCACTGGGGCGTGGCCTCGGGCGTGGCGGCGCTGGCGGTGGCGACCGTGCCGCTGTTCACCCTGGTGTTCGGGCGTTTCTTCGGCAACCGCACCAACGCGCTGGAATGGGCCGGCATCGCTCTGGGCCTGTTCGGTATCGTGCTGCTCAACCTCGGCTCGAACCTGCAGGGCAGCCCGGCGGGCGCGGCGCTGATCCTCTTCGCGGCGGCGACCTGGGCCTTCGGTTCGGTGTGGAGCCGGCGCCTGGACCTGCCCGGCGGCGCCATGGCCAGCGCGGTGGAAATGCTGGTGGGCGGCGGCGTGCTGCTGCTGGGCAGCTTCCTCACTGGCGAGCGCATGGAGCAGATGCCCACCGCTGCCGGCTGGGGCGCGCTGGCTTACCTGGTGGTGTTCGGCTCGATCATTGCCTTCAGCGCCTACATGTACCTGCTGGCCAACGTGCGCCCGGCGGCTGCCACCAGCTACGCCTACGTCAATCCGGCGGTGGCAGTGATGCTCGGCGTGGTATTCGCCGGCGAGCACATCGGCCTGGCGGAATCCCTGGCAATGGCGGTGATCATCAGCGCGGTGGTGCTGATCGGCCTGCCGCAGTGGCGGCGCAAGGAAGCCGTCTGA
- a CDS encoding Lrp/AsnC family transcriptional regulator → MDKYDRALLAALLEDGRLSFAELARRINLSPPAVADRVARLEAEGVITGYHASVDLSKMGRSIQCLIEMRLNDHRSKSMLDPLLEIPQIIDCYRITGEACVMLKVAVSCTQELEELIDRLAQFGTSKTSLVLSTPFSRRIHPGMLQGG, encoded by the coding sequence ATGGACAAGTACGACCGCGCCCTGCTCGCCGCCCTGCTGGAAGACGGCCGCCTGTCCTTCGCCGAACTGGCCCGGCGGATCAACCTCTCCCCGCCCGCCGTGGCCGATCGCGTGGCGCGCCTGGAGGCCGAAGGAGTGATTACCGGGTACCACGCCAGCGTAGACCTGTCGAAGATGGGCCGCTCGATCCAGTGCCTGATCGAGATGCGCCTGAACGACCACCGCAGCAAGAGCATGCTCGACCCGCTGCTGGAGATCCCGCAGATCATCGACTGCTACCGCATCACCGGCGAGGCCTGCGTGATGCTCAAGGTGGCGGTCAGTTGCACCCAGGAGCTGGAAGAGCTGATCGACCGCCTCGCCCAGTTCGGCACCAGCAAGACCTCGCTGGTGCTTTCCACCCCGTTCTCGCGGCGAATCCATCCGGGAATGTTGCAGGGCGGCTGA
- a CDS encoding acetyl-CoA C-acetyltransferase: MTQLRRVAIVGGNRIPFARSNTVYATASNQEMLTSALDGLIERYKLHGERLGEVVAGAVLKHSRDFNLTRECVLGTRLAPETPAYDIQQACGTGLEAAILVANKIALGQIDCGIAGGVDTTSDAPIGVNEGLRKILLEANRGKSNGEKIRSLLKIRPRHLMPHIPKNGEPRTGLSMGEHCELMAQTWAIPRDEQDKLAFESHHKLAAAYDEGWQSDLMTPFRGLVRDQNLRPDINLEKIGTLKPVFERGSRGTLTAANSTPLTDGASVVLLASEEWAKERGLPILAYFKDGEAAAVDFVGGHEGLLMAPVYAVPRLLARNGLTLQDFDFYEIHEAFAAQVLCTLKAWEDADYCKTRLGLDAPLGSIDRSKLNVKGSSLAAGHPFAATGGRIVANLAKLLDGAGKGRGLISICAAGGQGVTAIIER, encoded by the coding sequence ATGACCCAACTGCGCCGGGTCGCCATCGTCGGCGGCAACCGTATTCCCTTCGCCCGCTCCAACACCGTGTATGCCACGGCGAGCAACCAGGAGATGCTGACCTCCGCGCTGGACGGGCTGATCGAGCGCTACAAGCTGCACGGCGAGCGCCTGGGCGAGGTCGTCGCCGGCGCGGTGCTCAAGCATTCGCGCGACTTCAACCTGACCCGCGAGTGCGTGCTGGGCACGCGCCTGGCGCCGGAAACCCCGGCCTATGACATCCAGCAGGCCTGCGGCACCGGCCTGGAAGCGGCGATCCTGGTGGCCAACAAGATCGCTCTCGGGCAGATCGACTGCGGCATTGCCGGCGGCGTGGACACCACCTCCGATGCGCCCATCGGCGTCAACGAAGGGCTGCGCAAGATCCTGCTGGAAGCCAATCGCGGCAAGTCCAACGGCGAGAAGATCAGGAGCCTGCTGAAGATTCGCCCGCGCCACCTGATGCCGCACATCCCGAAAAACGGCGAGCCGCGTACCGGGCTGTCGATGGGCGAGCACTGCGAACTGATGGCGCAGACCTGGGCCATCCCGCGCGATGAGCAGGACAAGCTGGCCTTCGAGAGTCATCACAAGCTGGCTGCTGCCTACGACGAAGGCTGGCAGAGCGACCTGATGACGCCCTTCCGTGGCCTGGTACGCGACCAGAACCTGCGCCCGGACATCAACCTGGAGAAGATCGGCACCTTGAAGCCGGTGTTCGAGCGCGGCTCGCGCGGCACCCTGACGGCGGCCAACTCCACGCCGCTGACCGATGGCGCCTCGGTAGTGCTGCTGGCCAGCGAGGAGTGGGCGAAGGAGCGCGGCCTGCCGATCCTGGCGTACTTCAAGGATGGCGAAGCGGCGGCGGTGGATTTCGTCGGCGGACACGAGGGCCTGCTGATGGCGCCGGTCTACGCGGTGCCGCGCCTGCTGGCGCGCAACGGCCTGACCCTGCAGGACTTCGACTTCTACGAAATCCACGAAGCCTTTGCCGCGCAGGTGCTGTGCACGCTCAAGGCCTGGGAGGACGCGGACTACTGCAAGACCCGCCTTGGCCTCGACGCACCATTGGGCTCGATCGATCGAAGCAAGCTCAACGTGAAGGGCAGCTCGCTGGCCGCCGGCCACCCGTTCGCGGCCACCGGTGGGCGCATCGTCGCCAACCTCGCCAAGCTGCTGGATGGCGCTGGCAAGGGGCGCGGGCTGATTTCCATCTGTGCGGCAGGCGGTCAAGGTGTGACCGCGATCATCGAACGGTAA
- a CDS encoding 3-oxoacyl-ACP reductase: MTDRYIAFANSNVGRRLVGALGLPAPVRLERWSAGRTRPVDGALLLGGEGNLNEAVLPFAERLTDAVFSFSDGQYGLPRWTAEHGPKLKAIVFDASGLTRFEQTLELRTFFQGALKGLDKCPHVVILGRAPESVKDPIAASVQRSLEGFSRSLGKEIRRGGNVQLVYVGKGAEDQLEGALRFFLSPKSAYVSGQVVRLSAYDKQVQDWSRPLVGKRALVTGAARGIGAAIAETLARDGAEVVLLDVPPAKDALDALAARLGGRGVALDICAADAGAQLVAALPDGVDIVVHNAGITRDKTVAKMSEAFWNSVIDVNLKAPQVLTQALLDAGKLHDDGRVVLLASISGIAGNMGQTNYAVSKAGLIGLAQAWAPALGKKGISINAVAPGFIETQMTAAIPLTIREAGRRMNSMGQGGLPQDVAEAVAWFAQPGSGAVSGQVLRVCGQSLLGA; this comes from the coding sequence ATGACCGATCGCTACATCGCCTTCGCCAACTCCAACGTCGGCCGCCGCCTGGTCGGAGCCCTCGGCCTGCCTGCGCCGGTCCGCCTGGAGCGCTGGAGCGCCGGGCGCACGCGGCCGGTGGACGGGGCGCTGCTGCTCGGCGGCGAGGGCAACCTGAACGAGGCGGTGCTGCCCTTCGCCGAGCGCCTTACCGATGCGGTGTTCTCCTTCAGCGACGGCCAGTACGGCCTGCCACGCTGGACTGCCGAGCATGGGCCGAAGCTCAAGGCCATCGTCTTCGATGCCAGCGGCCTGACCCGTTTCGAGCAGACCCTCGAGCTGCGCACCTTCTTCCAGGGCGCCCTCAAGGGCCTGGACAAATGCCCGCATGTGGTGATCCTCGGCCGCGCGCCGGAATCGGTCAAAGACCCCATCGCCGCCAGCGTGCAGCGCAGCCTGGAAGGCTTCAGCCGTTCGCTGGGCAAGGAAATCCGCCGCGGCGGCAACGTCCAGCTGGTGTACGTCGGCAAGGGCGCCGAGGACCAGCTCGAAGGCGCGCTGCGTTTCTTCCTCTCGCCCAAGAGCGCCTACGTGTCGGGGCAGGTCGTGCGCCTGTCCGCCTATGACAAGCAGGTACAGGACTGGAGCCGCCCGCTGGTGGGCAAGCGCGCGCTGGTTACCGGCGCCGCCCGTGGCATCGGCGCAGCCATCGCCGAGACCCTCGCCCGTGACGGTGCCGAGGTCGTGCTGCTGGACGTGCCGCCGGCGAAGGACGCCCTCGATGCGCTGGCCGCGCGCCTGGGCGGGCGTGGCGTGGCACTGGACATCTGCGCCGCCGACGCCGGTGCTCAGCTGGTGGCAGCACTGCCCGATGGCGTGGACATCGTGGTGCACAACGCCGGCATCACCCGTGACAAGACCGTCGCCAAGATGAGCGAAGCCTTCTGGAATTCGGTGATCGACGTGAACCTCAAGGCCCCGCAGGTGCTGACCCAGGCCCTGCTGGACGCCGGCAAGCTGCACGACGACGGCCGCGTGGTGCTGCTCGCCTCCATCAGCGGCATCGCCGGCAACATGGGCCAGACCAACTATGCGGTGAGCAAGGCCGGCCTTATCGGCCTGGCGCAGGCCTGGGCGCCGGCGCTGGGCAAGAAGGGCATCAGCATCAACGCGGTGGCGCCGGGGTTCATCGAAACCCAGATGACCGCCGCCATCCCGCTGACCATCCGCGAGGCCGGCCGACGCATGAACTCCATGGGCCAGGGCGGCCTGCCGCAGGACGTTGCCGAAGCCGTGGCATGGTTTGCCCAGCCGGGTTCAGGCGCGGTAAGCGGGCAAGTGCTGCGGGTTTGTGGGCAGAGCCTGTTGGGCGCCTGA
- a CDS encoding EF-hand domain-containing protein translates to MQSRIRQTLLLSTVLLLSAEHAMAGEMEQTAFARLDRDGSGFIEADDLSAMRVRMFHRLDRNQDGLLTREEVTPPNPSVNVSPNAIAWPDRDGDGKVSQAEFMTQEPALIVRADRDGDHRVSAEEFRELVAARG, encoded by the coding sequence ATGCAAAGCCGAATCCGCCAGACCCTGTTGCTGTCCACCGTCCTGCTGCTGAGCGCTGAGCACGCTATGGCGGGGGAAATGGAGCAGACGGCGTTCGCCCGCCTGGACCGCGACGGCAGCGGCTTCATCGAGGCCGATGACCTGTCCGCCATGCGCGTGCGCATGTTCCACCGGCTGGATCGCAACCAGGACGGACTGCTCACCCGCGAGGAAGTGACCCCGCCCAACCCCAGCGTGAACGTCTCCCCCAACGCCATTGCCTGGCCGGACCGGGATGGCGACGGCAAGGTCAGCCAGGCGGAGTTCATGACCCAGGAGCCGGCGCTGATCGTGCGCGCGGACCGCGATGGCGATCACCGGGTGAGTGCGGAAGAGTTCCGCGAACTGGTGGCGGCGCGGGGGTGA
- a CDS encoding AraC family transcriptional regulator — MRDLTDDVALMRPVIDALRASGTDPDRVLARVGLPAGSLPAGRFPHSAQNLFWKAAAEECGEEHVGLYLAGHLPAFHGLLLEYLFLSSATFGEGLRHALRYVRLLSDTLNARLEVEGEKAVLLLGHTAGTNRHFPEMLAGAVVRLFHALTEGDFKPQQVQLMHEEGAPAERYREVYGCPAVLGADRYALVFDAEVLEKPSRHAAPELLRMHESLARRQLAEVERLDLVRKVRELIGVLLVDGGATLEQVAARLDMPARRLRERLAMAGVRFNDLVTDYRCRLAKELLLKTDERIEVIVERTGFSEPSTFYRAFKRWVGETPVEFRRRGRPQPPAE; from the coding sequence ATGCGTGATCTGACCGACGATGTGGCGCTGATGCGCCCGGTGATCGACGCCCTGCGCGCCAGCGGTACCGACCCCGACCGCGTGCTGGCTCGCGTCGGCCTGCCGGCCGGCAGCCTGCCTGCCGGACGATTCCCCCACAGCGCACAGAACCTGTTCTGGAAGGCGGCCGCCGAAGAGTGCGGCGAAGAGCACGTCGGCCTCTATCTGGCCGGCCACCTGCCCGCGTTCCATGGCCTGCTGCTGGAGTACCTGTTCCTTTCCAGCGCCACCTTCGGCGAAGGCCTGCGTCATGCCCTGCGTTATGTGCGCCTGCTCTCCGACACCCTCAACGCCCGCCTGGAAGTGGAGGGCGAGAAGGCCGTGCTGCTGCTCGGCCACACCGCCGGGACCAACCGCCACTTCCCCGAAATGCTCGCCGGTGCGGTGGTTCGCCTGTTCCACGCGCTCACCGAGGGCGACTTCAAGCCCCAGCAAGTGCAACTGATGCACGAGGAAGGCGCGCCCGCCGAGCGTTACCGCGAGGTCTACGGCTGCCCGGCGGTGCTGGGCGCTGATCGCTATGCGCTGGTGTTCGACGCCGAAGTGCTGGAGAAGCCCTCACGCCATGCCGCGCCGGAACTGCTGCGCATGCACGAGTCCCTGGCGCGCCGGCAACTGGCGGAAGTGGAGCGGCTGGACCTGGTGCGCAAGGTGCGCGAACTGATCGGCGTGCTGCTGGTGGATGGCGGCGCGACGCTGGAGCAGGTCGCCGCCCGTCTCGACATGCCCGCCCGCCGTCTGCGCGAGCGCCTTGCCATGGCCGGGGTGCGCTTCAACGACCTGGTCACTGACTACCGCTGCCGCCTGGCCAAGGAGCTGCTGCTCAAGACCGACGAGCGCATCGAGGTGATCGTCGAACGCACCGGCTTCTCAGAGCCGAGTACCTTCTACCGCGCCTTCAAGCGCTGGGTCGGCGAGACCCCGGTGGAGTTCCGCCGCCGTGGTCGCCCGCAACCGCCGGCGGAGTGA
- a CDS encoding MaoC family dehydratase — MPRDWLDLSAPPALTGLFARAAVRRGVRGRSLPTRGLRCPVTVDPKHLERYRKVCGFADNHLLPPTYPHILAFGLQMGLLTDARFPFPLLGLVHLENRISVLRPLGGLGPFNVSVRVDDLQPHEKGVTFSIITQLHDQLGLLWEGDSRILFRGMRLDGTPPAREEVAELPLEQIDAWNCPADIGRRYARVAGDYNPIHLSAASAKLFGFPRAIAHGLWNKARSLAALGERLPMAGYRVDVRFQKPVLLPSQVNLLASEPAPSGQFSLRGKDGLPHMAGSWSPLDV; from the coding sequence ATGCCCCGCGATTGGCTTGACCTGTCCGCCCCACCCGCCCTCACCGGCCTGTTCGCCCGCGCCGCCGTGCGCCGCGGCGTGCGTGGCCGCAGCCTGCCGACCCGCGGCTTGCGCTGCCCGGTCACGGTCGACCCGAAGCACCTGGAGCGTTATCGCAAGGTCTGTGGCTTCGCCGACAACCACCTGCTGCCGCCCACCTACCCGCACATCCTCGCCTTCGGCCTGCAGATGGGCCTGCTGACGGACGCGCGCTTCCCCTTCCCGCTGCTGGGCCTGGTGCACCTGGAAAACCGTATCAGCGTGTTGCGTCCGCTCGGCGGCCTGGGGCCGTTCAACGTCAGCGTGCGGGTGGATGACCTGCAGCCCCACGAGAAAGGCGTGACCTTCAGCATCATCACCCAACTGCACGACCAGCTCGGGCTGCTCTGGGAGGGTGACAGCCGCATTCTGTTCCGCGGCATGCGCCTGGACGGCACGCCGCCGGCCCGCGAAGAGGTGGCCGAGCTGCCGCTGGAGCAGATCGACGCCTGGAACTGCCCGGCGGACATCGGCCGGCGCTACGCCCGCGTGGCCGGCGACTACAACCCGATCCACCTGTCCGCCGCCAGCGCCAAGCTGTTCGGTTTCCCCCGTGCCATCGCCCATGGCTTGTGGAACAAGGCGCGCAGTCTGGCCGCCCTGGGCGAGCGCCTGCCGATGGCCGGCTATCGGGTCGACGTGCGCTTCCAGAAGCCGGTGCTGCTGCCGTCCCAGGTCAACCTGCTGGCCAGTGAGCCGGCGCCTTCCGGGCAGTTCAGCCTGCGCGGCAAGGACGGCCTGCCGCACATGGCCGGCAGCTGGAGCCCGCTGGACGTTTGA
- a CDS encoding nucleotide pyrophosphohydrolase — MNLEAITARLHAIRDHNDWSRFHSPKNLAMAASVEMAELVEIFQWLREDESRQLPPEKLAHAGQEVGDIVLYLLLMCAELGIDMDQAVLAKLADSERRFIEGGAK, encoded by the coding sequence ATGAACCTCGAAGCCATCACCGCGCGCCTGCACGCCATCCGCGACCACAACGACTGGAGTCGCTTCCACAGCCCGAAGAACCTGGCCATGGCGGCCAGCGTGGAAATGGCCGAGCTGGTGGAAATCTTCCAGTGGCTGCGCGAGGACGAGTCGCGCCAGCTGCCGCCGGAGAAACTCGCCCACGCCGGGCAGGAAGTCGGTGACATCGTCCTTTACCTGCTGCTGATGTGCGCGGAACTGGGCATCGACATGGACCAGGCAGTGCTCGCCAAGCTGGCCGACAGTGAGCGGCGCTTCATCGAGGGGGGCGCCAAGTGA
- a CDS encoding methyltransferase domain-containing protein → MSDSPKTGDRHFDELATRFAEKIYGGAKGAIRLAVLQADLAEALPDRPLRVLDIGAGLGHMSLWLAGRGHDVTLAEPAAPMLEGARQRFDEAGLQATFIAAPWQDLLGQLNEPYDLVICHAVLEWLAEPLAILPVLHQLTRADGWLSLAFYNRDALIYRNLLKGHFRKLRKNRFSGEGQSLTPQEPLDPRVLEAAMAGHWSIEARSGVRVFHDYMPVEFQHKAEPLDLVEMELQYRRHPAFAGLGRYLHWLCRPQD, encoded by the coding sequence GTGAGCGATTCCCCGAAGACCGGCGACCGCCATTTCGACGAACTGGCCACGCGCTTCGCCGAGAAGATCTACGGCGGCGCCAAGGGTGCCATTCGCCTTGCCGTGCTGCAGGCCGACCTCGCCGAGGCGCTGCCCGACCGCCCGCTGCGCGTGCTGGATATCGGCGCGGGGCTGGGCCACATGTCGCTGTGGCTGGCCGGGCGCGGCCACGACGTCACCCTCGCCGAGCCCGCCGCGCCGATGCTCGAAGGCGCACGCCAGCGCTTCGATGAAGCCGGCCTGCAGGCTACCTTCATCGCCGCGCCTTGGCAGGACCTGCTCGGCCAGCTCAATGAACCCTATGACCTGGTGATCTGCCACGCCGTGCTGGAATGGCTGGCCGAACCGCTGGCGATCCTGCCCGTGCTGCACCAGCTGACCCGCGCCGATGGCTGGCTGTCCCTGGCCTTCTACAACCGCGACGCGCTGATCTACCGCAACCTGCTCAAGGGCCACTTCCGCAAGCTGCGCAAGAACCGTTTCTCCGGCGAGGGCCAGAGCCTGACCCCGCAGGAACCGCTCGACCCACGCGTACTCGAAGCCGCCATGGCCGGCCACTGGAGCATCGAGGCGCGCAGCGGCGTGCGGGTGTTTCACGACTACATGCCGGTGGAGTTCCAGCACAAGGCCGAGCCATTGGACCTGGTGGAGATGGAACTGCAATACCGTCGACATCCCGCCTTCGCCGGCCTCGGCCGCTACCTGCACTGGCTGTGCCGGCCGCAGGATTAG
- a CDS encoding DUF4136 domain-containing protein: MPRYLLILPLLSALAACQGQNPYSNTSLPIPPAPAQAANPGLDPGSYPAPPLDYGRYRSWSWMDGSSFGGPLQDAVSEALDQRGLRPARSNAPADLSVSAHLSSEQRTRQTTDYYGGGYYGGWNDPWYGGASYPVTRTYVVTVSVVRIALYDAHNHQEIWSGSAEYENASSQTDQARALREAARKAMDGYPPG; this comes from the coding sequence ATGCCGCGTTACCTGTTGATCCTGCCGCTGCTCAGCGCCCTGGCTGCCTGCCAGGGCCAGAACCCCTACAGCAACACCTCGCTGCCGATCCCGCCCGCGCCCGCGCAGGCCGCCAACCCCGGCCTCGACCCCGGCAGCTACCCGGCCCCGCCGCTGGACTACGGGCGCTACCGCTCGTGGAGCTGGATGGACGGCAGCAGTTTCGGTGGCCCGCTGCAGGACGCCGTCAGCGAAGCCCTCGACCAGCGCGGCCTGCGCCCGGCGCGCTCGAATGCCCCGGCGGACCTGAGCGTCAGCGCGCACCTGTCCAGCGAGCAACGCACCCGGCAGACCACCGACTATTACGGCGGCGGCTACTACGGCGGCTGGAACGACCCCTGGTACGGCGGCGCTTCCTACCCCGTCACCCGCACCTACGTGGTCACCGTCAGCGTGGTGCGCATCGCCCTGTACGACGCCCATAACCACCAGGAAATCTGGAGTGGCAGCGCCGAATACGAAAACGCCAGCAGCCAGACCGACCAGGCCCGCGCCCTGCGCGAAGCCGCGCGCAAGGCCATGGACGGTTACCCGCCGGGCTGA
- a CDS encoding glycerophosphodiester phosphodiesterase family protein codes for MKHGLPVTTLGMLLLAGCSFDSVRPALPQPEVVAHRAGAADAPENTLLAIGKALANHSDVLWLSVQVSADGVAMLYRPADLAALTDAQGAVGSKSLEQQRRVNAGYQFKDAAGNYPYRAQPQAIPTLAEALQAIAPTVPVFLDIKAQPVGEVIDAVARTLDQQQAWSRVRFYSTERDASDYLAQHYGDRARRFESRDATRNRLVDLALAGRCSPPAAGAWMGIELERDLTVTEQFTLGLSSYPVKPAKLWTPQAMACVRRAKGTKVVMFGINSAAAYGAARELGADAVMVDSPASVPAYRRAGLQPGG; via the coding sequence ATGAAGCATGGGCTGCCCGTGACGACACTGGGGATGCTGCTGCTTGCGGGATGCAGCTTCGACAGCGTGCGTCCGGCGCTGCCACAACCCGAGGTGGTGGCGCATCGAGCCGGCGCGGCGGATGCACCAGAGAACACGCTGCTGGCGATAGGCAAGGCGCTGGCCAACCACAGCGATGTGCTCTGGCTGTCTGTTCAGGTTTCCGCCGATGGTGTTGCGATGCTGTACCGGCCGGCGGACCTCGCGGCATTGACCGATGCCCAGGGCGCCGTGGGTTCGAAGTCGCTGGAACAGCAGCGCCGGGTGAATGCGGGTTATCAGTTCAAGGATGCGGCGGGCAATTACCCGTACCGCGCGCAGCCGCAGGCGATCCCGACACTGGCCGAGGCACTGCAGGCCATTGCACCGACAGTGCCGGTGTTCCTCGATATCAAGGCGCAACCGGTGGGCGAGGTCATCGACGCGGTGGCCCGCACGCTGGATCAGCAACAGGCGTGGTCGCGGGTGCGTTTCTACTCCACCGAGCGTGATGCCAGCGATTACCTGGCACAGCACTACGGCGACCGCGCGCGGCGCTTCGAGAGCCGCGACGCCACGCGTAACCGGCTGGTCGATCTGGCGCTGGCCGGCCGTTGTTCGCCACCGGCCGCTGGCGCCTGGATGGGCATCGAGCTGGAGCGCGATCTGACGGTGACGGAGCAATTCACCCTGGGCTTGTCGTCCTACCCGGTGAAGCCCGCGAAGCTGTGGACGCCGCAGGCGATGGCCTGCGTGCGCCGCGCCAAGGGGACGAAGGTGGTGATGTTCGGCATCAATTCCGCAGCCGCCTATGGCGCGGCGCGCGAATTGGGAGCGGATGCGGTGATGGTGGACTCGCCGGCGAGCGTGCCTGCCTACCGGCGCGCCGGGCTTCAGCCCGGCGGGTAA
- a CDS encoding DUF4136 domain-containing protein, with amino-acid sequence MLSRSLLLSLMLGLAACETTSVSRDYDTTRDFSRYLTWSWAQPAFEYRPDDPRIKSDLTEQRISDAIAGEFDQRGLRQAQGGNPGDVKLRAYLIVDQRQDQVTTYSGGYWGGYWGGYWGPPPMAESRTVTYKVATIQVDMFDGKDGKLVWRGSGEQIMRSSPPTPAEREAAIRETVQKIIAQYPPH; translated from the coding sequence TTGCTGTCCCGTTCACTGCTGCTGAGCCTGATGCTCGGCCTCGCCGCCTGCGAAACCACCAGCGTCAGCCGCGACTACGACACCACCCGCGACTTTTCCCGCTACCTGACCTGGAGCTGGGCACAGCCGGCCTTCGAGTACCGCCCGGATGATCCGCGCATCAAGAGCGACCTCACCGAGCAGCGCATCAGCGATGCGATTGCCGGCGAGTTCGACCAGCGCGGCCTGCGCCAGGCACAGGGCGGCAACCCCGGCGACGTGAAACTGCGCGCCTACCTGATCGTCGACCAGCGCCAGGACCAGGTCACCACCTACAGCGGCGGCTACTGGGGCGGTTACTGGGGAGGCTACTGGGGCCCGCCACCCATGGCCGAGAGCCGCACCGTGACCTACAAGGTCGCCACCATCCAGGTCGACATGTTCGACGGCAAGGACGGCAAGCTGGTCTGGCGCGGCAGCGGCGAGCAGATCATGCGCAGCAGCCCGCCGACGCCCGCCGAGCGCGAAGCGGCGATCCGCGAGACGGTGCAGAAGATCATCGCCCAGTACCCGCCGCACTGA